The following coding sequences are from one Planctomycetia bacterium window:
- a CDS encoding DUF3592 domain-containing protein, giving the protein MSDTSSEPRQRRSFSSMFSKGVGLLVGGAFILFWSGLTLLADGAMLASAAWQIWSYTYAATDGIILKNEVVTDSSGEDTTYDLDLSYEYRVAGQKFTGTKYRHSTMKTQGNWCRAIVERFPADSRRTVYYDPEQPERAVLLRGIEGLDLYIVLFLTPFNLVMLTGWVMMYRAIVPASRHEDTGGVPVRDDGVELRAFVPDHGAMLVTALTLGGMSFAAIFLVGCLTGMRPNLPVMAGVWAVLLSVTVWFGGRRYLRNWLGLSDLIIDRFGQRLTLPVTFGRKAPLTLGFADVKKITIKEERTVDSEGAASYTYAVIVKQHRVSGEERILLQSERERAELFLTWLRKTMGIAPDVQPAKKKNRRK; this is encoded by the coding sequence ATGAGTGACACGTCGTCAGAACCGCGCCAGCGCCGCTCCTTCTCCTCGATGTTCTCGAAGGGCGTCGGCTTGCTCGTTGGCGGCGCATTCATCTTGTTTTGGAGCGGCCTGACGCTCCTGGCGGACGGGGCGATGCTTGCCTCCGCCGCTTGGCAAATCTGGAGCTATACCTACGCCGCGACGGACGGGATCATCCTCAAGAACGAAGTGGTCACTGATTCTAGCGGAGAAGACACCACCTATGATCTGGACCTGAGCTACGAGTACCGTGTCGCCGGCCAGAAATTCACGGGAACCAAGTACCGGCACAGCACGATGAAGACGCAAGGCAATTGGTGCCGCGCGATCGTCGAACGCTTTCCGGCCGATAGCCGCCGCACTGTGTACTACGATCCCGAGCAGCCGGAACGCGCCGTGTTACTGCGTGGCATCGAGGGGCTTGATCTCTACATCGTGTTGTTTTTGACGCCGTTCAACCTCGTGATGCTGACCGGTTGGGTGATGATGTATCGCGCGATCGTTCCCGCGTCGAGGCATGAGGACACCGGCGGCGTGCCGGTCCGCGACGATGGCGTGGAACTCCGTGCGTTTGTGCCGGACCATGGCGCGATGCTCGTCACGGCGCTAACGCTCGGCGGCATGTCGTTCGCCGCGATCTTTCTCGTCGGCTGCCTGACGGGCATGCGACCGAATTTACCCGTGATGGCGGGAGTCTGGGCCGTCTTGCTCAGCGTGACGGTTTGGTTCGGCGGGCGACGGTACCTTCGGAATTGGCTGGGGCTTTCGGATCTGATCATCGACCGCTTCGGCCAGCGCCTGACGCTCCCGGTGACGTTCGGTCGCAAGGCCCCGCTCACCTTGGGATTCGCGGACGTGAAAAAGATCACGATCAAGGAAGAACGCACGGTCGACAGCGAAGGCGCGGCGTCCTACACCTACGCCGTAATCGTCAAGCAGCACCGCGTCAGCGGCGAAGAACGCATCTTGCTCCAATCGGAGCGTGAACGCGCTGAACTGTTTCTCACCTGGTTGCGGAAGACGATGGGCATTGCGCCGGACGTGCAGCCGGCGAAGAAGAAAAATCGTCGCAAGTAA
- a CDS encoding DEAD/DEAH box helicase, whose protein sequence is MLFRDFGLCESVLRAVTDEGYETPTPVQAEAIPHILAGRDVLASAQTGTGKTAAFALPILHRLSLEQATPQRRPAPIRCLLLAPTRELALQIQDSLRCYGRHLRLRSAVVMGGVGQEPQVRALQRGVEILVATPGRLMDLIQQGFVKLDAVETLVVDEADRMLDMGFLPDLRRIVQKLPVERQTVMFSATFPPPIAELANSVLRDPVRVRIATTTTNTPKIEQAVCFVPQEHKTT, encoded by the coding sequence ATGCTTTTCAGAGATTTTGGACTCTGTGAGTCCGTGCTGCGCGCTGTGACCGACGAGGGCTACGAGACGCCCACCCCTGTTCAAGCTGAGGCGATTCCTCACATTCTGGCCGGCCGCGACGTGCTGGCATCCGCCCAAACGGGCACCGGAAAAACGGCCGCTTTCGCGCTGCCGATCCTGCATCGCCTGTCGCTGGAGCAAGCGACGCCGCAACGCCGCCCGGCGCCGATTCGCTGCCTGTTGTTGGCGCCGACGCGCGAACTGGCTTTGCAAATTCAAGACAGCCTGCGCTGCTACGGACGACACCTGCGCCTGCGTTCGGCCGTCGTCATGGGCGGCGTGGGACAAGAGCCGCAAGTGCGAGCCCTGCAACGTGGCGTGGAAATCCTCGTCGCGACGCCTGGCCGGCTGATGGATTTGATTCAACAAGGCTTTGTTAAGCTGGACGCCGTCGAGACCTTGGTCGTCGACGAAGCCGACCGCATGTTGGACATGGGTTTCTTGCCGGACCTGCGCCGTATTGTTCAGAAGCTGCCCGTCGAACGGCAAACGGTGATGTTCTCGGCGACGTTCCCGCCGCCGATCGCCGAACTGGCCAACAGCGTACTGCGCGACCCGGTGCGGGTGCGCATCGCGACGACGACGACCAATACGCCGAAGATCGAACAAGCCGTGTGTTTCGTGCCGCAAGAGCACAAGACCACGT